A stretch of the Vulcanisaeta souniana JCM 11219 genome encodes the following:
- a CDS encoding Glu/Leu/Phe/Val family dehydrogenase, whose product MSLRGTTFLESVLQTLKRAIELGGYPQEAYEMLSRPQRIITVNIPVRMDGGKIQVFTGYRVQHNNALGPYKGGIRFHPEVTLEEDIALATVMTFKNSLNGLPYGGGKGAIAVDYKKLSKRELEELSRGYARALAPFIGPEVDIPAPDVGTDPQIMAWMVDEYSKITGHNVPGVFTAKPVVLWGNPVREYSTGFGVAVWAREAAKKLWGGIEGKTVAIQGFGNVGYWGAYWLEKMGAKVVAVTDSRGGVYNPSGLKLVEVKAVKDKTGTVMNYESSGTRKVTNDEVLELPVDILVPAALENVIHKGNANNIKAKLIVEGANGPTTADAEKVLHTRGVWILPDLAANAGGVVMSYLEWVEDLQWYFWDEEETRNRLERILLDTFNRVMNRWNKLGTSQVTIREAAYVEAVDRIYNAMKVRGWI is encoded by the coding sequence ATGTCACTAAGGGGAACTACATTCCTAGAAAGTGTCTTACAAACTCTAAAGAGAGCTATAGAGCTGGGTGGATACCCACAGGAGGCATATGAAATGCTAAGTAGACCTCAGAGGATAATAACCGTAAATATACCAGTCAGGATGGATGGTGGAAAAATCCAGGTATTCACGGGCTACAGGGTACAGCACAATAACGCCCTGGGTCCATACAAGGGTGGAATAAGGTTCCACCCAGAAGTTACACTCGAGGAGGACATAGCACTGGCCACTGTGATGACCTTCAAGAACTCACTAAATGGGTTACCATACGGTGGCGGTAAGGGCGCCATTGCCGTTGACTACAAGAAGCTAAGTAAGAGGGAGCTCGAGGAATTAAGCAGGGGCTACGCAAGGGCCCTGGCGCCCTTCATAGGCCCTGAGGTAGATATACCAGCGCCTGATGTTGGTACAGATCCGCAAATAATGGCCTGGATGGTTGATGAGTACAGCAAGATAACAGGCCACAACGTACCTGGAGTATTCACAGCCAAGCCAGTGGTGCTATGGGGCAACCCAGTTAGGGAGTACTCAACGGGCTTTGGCGTGGCGGTCTGGGCCAGGGAAGCAGCCAAAAAGCTGTGGGGTGGCATTGAGGGCAAGACAGTGGCAATCCAGGGATTCGGCAATGTGGGCTACTGGGGAGCATACTGGTTGGAGAAGATGGGTGCTAAGGTTGTTGCGGTAACGGATAGTAGAGGCGGCGTGTACAACCCAAGCGGTCTTAAGCTGGTTGAGGTCAAGGCTGTAAAGGACAAAACAGGTACGGTAATGAACTATGAGTCATCAGGAACCAGGAAGGTGACAAATGACGAAGTCCTTGAATTACCAGTTGATATACTAGTACCGGCTGCCCTGGAGAACGTAATACACAAGGGCAATGCCAATAATATAAAGGCAAAACTAATAGTTGAGGGCGCAAACGGGCCAACAACAGCCGATGCTGAGAAGGTACTGCACACAAGGGGTGTTTGGATACTCCCTGACCTAGCGGCTAACGCCGGCGGTGTCGTAATGTCATACCTAGAATGGGTTGAGGACTTGCAGTGGTATTTCTGGGACGAAGAAGAGACGAGGAACAGGCTGGAGAGGATATTGCTGGACACATTTAACAGGGTAATGAACAGGTGGAACAAGTTGGGTACAAGTCAGGTAACGATAAGGGAAGCTGCGTACGTAGAGGCCGTGGACAGGATATATAACGCAATGAAGGTTAGGGGCTGGATCTAA